One region of Collinsella aerofaciens ATCC 25986 genomic DNA includes:
- a CDS encoding bifunctional nuclease family protein yields the protein MVRVDIETIVMAAGPVPSLIVLRERSSKSDSPAPLRSLSIQTGSFEAAAISRGIDSGRAERPITHDLLLDTVGALGAKLERIEIVRAEPPVFYATIVVLADGEERKIDARPSDAIALAVRSNAPMFVEDDIMNRLGTVSTRAEEVDDEQEFEKFDEFVHTLSPDDF from the coding sequence ATGGTTCGTGTCGACATAGAGACCATCGTCATGGCCGCCGGTCCCGTGCCATCGCTTATTGTGCTTCGTGAGCGCAGCAGCAAATCGGACTCGCCCGCGCCGCTGCGTTCCCTTTCCATTCAGACTGGTTCGTTTGAAGCTGCTGCCATTAGCCGTGGCATCGATAGCGGCCGCGCCGAGCGCCCGATTACCCATGACCTGTTGCTCGATACTGTTGGCGCCCTGGGCGCCAAACTCGAGCGCATCGAGATCGTTCGCGCCGAGCCGCCGGTGTTCTACGCGACAATCGTCGTACTGGCCGATGGCGAGGAGCGCAAGATCGACGCCCGCCCCAGCGATGCCATTGCCCTTGCCGTGCGCAGCAATGCTCCCATGTTTGTGGAGGATGACATCATGAATCGCCTGGGCACTGTTTCTACCCGCGCCGAGGAAGTCGACGACGAGCAGGAGTTCGAGAAGTTCGACGAGTTCGTCCATACGCTCTCCCCCGATGATTTCTAA
- the typA gene encoding translational GTPase TypA, with protein MRVDNLRNIAIIAHVDHGKTTMVDKLLRATDAFRANQQVEDRVLDSNDQERERGITILAKNISIEYKDVKINVIDTPGHADFGGEVERVLRMADGALLLVDAFEGPMPQTRFVLRHAIDTGLKIMIVINKIDRPGANPEKAYNDCLDLMADLGATDDQLEFAMEHVVYASAMNGFARLDPNDGNMDMYPLLDMIIDDMPAPEVDENAPLAMQCVTIDHSNFVGRIGIGRVYSGTIHQGDQILVVKNDGSSATATVKQLFTFDYLGRTECQEVGAGDIAAVVGIDRTDIGDVYTDPENPVELEPIEIDPPTLSIVFEASTSPLVGRDGDIVGARQLKERLFNEAENNVTMKIEELEDKSGVEVSGRGILHLSVLMESMRREGFEFQVGRPRVLFKKDENGNKMEPVEQAVVECPDEYSGKVVEVFGTSGGIMTSMDTSGIVTHLEFKIPTRGIMGLKNRIMNVTHGEGVFYHTFLEYGPYAGEIGNRQNGAMISMTTEKAVAYALGTLQERGQLFVEPGTECYEGMIVGERSKAGDMVVNIARTKNLGNQRSSTSDISVQLVPPRTFSLEEALEYIADDELVEITPKNIRLRKRLLNATDRKKAAVRAGQVNK; from the coding sequence ATGCGCGTAGACAATCTGAGGAACATCGCCATCATCGCTCACGTCGACCACGGCAAGACGACGATGGTCGACAAGCTCCTGCGTGCCACGGACGCCTTCCGTGCCAACCAGCAGGTCGAGGACCGCGTCCTGGATTCCAACGACCAGGAGCGCGAGCGCGGCATTACGATTCTCGCCAAGAACATCTCTATCGAGTACAAGGACGTCAAGATCAACGTCATCGACACCCCGGGCCACGCCGACTTCGGCGGCGAGGTCGAGCGCGTGCTGCGTATGGCCGACGGCGCCCTGCTGCTGGTGGACGCCTTTGAGGGCCCCATGCCCCAGACCCGCTTCGTGCTGCGCCACGCTATCGACACCGGCCTTAAGATCATGATCGTCATCAACAAGATCGACCGTCCGGGTGCTAACCCCGAGAAGGCCTACAACGACTGCCTGGACCTCATGGCCGACCTGGGCGCCACCGACGACCAGCTTGAGTTCGCCATGGAGCACGTGGTCTACGCCAGCGCCATGAATGGCTTTGCCCGCCTTGACCCCAACGACGGCAATATGGACATGTACCCGCTGCTCGATATGATCATCGACGACATGCCCGCGCCCGAGGTTGACGAGAACGCCCCGCTGGCTATGCAGTGCGTGACCATCGACCACTCCAACTTCGTTGGCCGCATCGGCATCGGTCGCGTGTACTCCGGCACCATCCATCAGGGCGACCAGATTCTGGTTGTGAAGAACGACGGCTCCAGCGCCACCGCCACCGTCAAGCAGCTCTTTACCTTCGACTACCTGGGCCGTACCGAGTGCCAGGAAGTCGGCGCCGGCGATATCGCTGCCGTCGTGGGCATCGACCGCACCGATATCGGCGATGTCTACACCGATCCTGAGAACCCCGTCGAGCTCGAGCCCATCGAGATCGACCCGCCGACCCTGTCCATCGTCTTCGAGGCTTCGACCTCCCCGCTCGTCGGTCGCGACGGAGACATCGTGGGCGCCCGTCAGCTCAAGGAGCGCCTGTTCAACGAGGCCGAGAACAACGTGACCATGAAGATCGAGGAACTCGAGGACAAGAGCGGCGTCGAGGTCTCGGGCCGCGGCATTCTGCACCTGTCCGTTCTGATGGAGTCCATGCGCCGCGAGGGCTTTGAGTTCCAGGTCGGCCGTCCCCGCGTTCTGTTTAAGAAGGACGAGAACGGCAACAAGATGGAGCCTGTCGAGCAGGCCGTCGTCGAGTGCCCGGACGAGTACTCGGGCAAGGTCGTTGAGGTCTTTGGCACTTCCGGTGGCATCATGACGAGCATGGATACCTCGGGCATCGTGACGCACCTTGAGTTCAAGATTCCGACGCGTGGCATCATGGGCCTTAAGAACCGCATCATGAACGTCACCCACGGCGAGGGCGTGTTCTACCACACCTTCCTGGAGTACGGCCCCTATGCCGGCGAGATCGGCAACCGTCAGAACGGCGCCATGATCTCCATGACCACCGAGAAGGCCGTTGCCTACGCTCTGGGTACGCTGCAGGAGCGCGGCCAGCTGTTCGTTGAGCCGGGCACCGAGTGCTACGAGGGCATGATCGTGGGCGAGCGCAGCAAGGCCGGCGACATGGTCGTCAACATCGCCCGTACCAAGAACCTGGGCAACCAGCGTTCCTCGACCTCCGATATCTCCGTCCAGCTGGTGCCGCCCCGCACCTTCTCGCTGGAGGAGGCGCTGGAGTACATCGCCGACGATGAGCTGGTGGAGATCACTCCCAAGAACATCCGCCTGCGCAAGCGTCTGCTCAACGCCACCGACCGCAAGAAGGCTGCCGTCCGCGCCGGCCAGGTCAACAAATAA
- a CDS encoding polymer-forming cytoskeletal protein: protein MAFNQTAAAPSHKMRRCLLMAFTLIALALIALPTASFAGTDTAGNILATDNDVDPSGVEGDLYWTGQALNLDDASIGRDIIAAGDTLSIRDCTVGGAVRLAARTIDIAQTTVDGSITVAGQHVVLNADSTANCFYAIGETVALRGSTKSAALAGDTVTIDGTVDGDVEVWADKLILGKNAHITGTVNAHVSEDPERAAGAEVGALKIDRTENEDTSTVNDVIGGTVAAALSTCFVALLLELVFPRATASAAGMLHQRPTPLWVSGLLGTIAIVPAVLLLIISIAGLSLAGALMCGVIGIALVSNAFAGCAIARMVRHSQNRYAMAAVGGIAAGALTGLPLVGGFISGVAFVFMLGYIIQIIWRNARLKPQQPTNTPGLPTA, encoded by the coding sequence ATGGCTTTCAATCAAACCGCGGCGGCGCCGTCACACAAGATGCGTCGCTGCCTGCTTATGGCATTCACACTCATCGCGCTCGCGCTCATCGCTCTTCCCACGGCGTCATTTGCCGGCACGGACACCGCAGGAAACATACTTGCGACCGACAATGACGTCGATCCGTCTGGCGTCGAGGGTGACCTGTACTGGACAGGTCAGGCCCTCAACTTGGACGATGCGTCCATCGGCCGCGATATCATCGCCGCGGGCGATACCCTCTCAATTCGCGACTGCACGGTAGGCGGCGCCGTTCGTCTTGCGGCGCGCACAATTGATATCGCCCAAACCACGGTTGATGGCAGCATAACCGTCGCTGGCCAGCACGTTGTTCTCAACGCCGACAGCACCGCCAACTGTTTCTATGCGATAGGCGAGACGGTTGCCCTGCGCGGCTCTACCAAGTCGGCAGCGCTTGCGGGCGATACGGTGACCATCGATGGTACCGTCGATGGCGATGTCGAGGTTTGGGCCGACAAGCTCATCCTGGGCAAGAACGCCCACATCACCGGCACCGTGAACGCGCATGTCTCCGAGGACCCCGAGCGCGCCGCGGGAGCCGAGGTCGGCGCGCTCAAGATCGACCGCACCGAAAACGAGGATACTTCCACCGTTAACGATGTCATCGGCGGCACCGTCGCCGCGGCGCTTTCCACCTGCTTTGTCGCCCTGCTACTCGAGCTCGTCTTTCCGCGCGCGACCGCCAGCGCCGCCGGCATGCTCCACCAGCGCCCCACGCCCCTGTGGGTGAGCGGTCTTCTGGGCACGATTGCTATCGTCCCCGCCGTCCTACTGCTGATTATCTCCATCGCTGGTCTATCGCTTGCCGGAGCCCTCATGTGCGGCGTTATCGGCATCGCATTGGTGTCGAACGCCTTTGCGGGGTGCGCGATCGCCCGCATGGTCAGACACAGCCAAAACCGCTACGCCATGGCAGCCGTGGGTGGCATCGCCGCAGGCGCCCTCACAGGGCTTCCCCTCGTAGGCGGCTTCATCAGCGGCGTGGCCTTTGTCTTTATGCTCGGCTACATCATCCAGATCATCTGGCGCAACGCCCGCCTCAAGCCGCAGCAGCCGACTAACACGCCGGGACTCCCCACCGCTTAG
- a CDS encoding trimeric intracellular cation channel family protein, producing MPVVAAMTITSHASDAMVAIPFWLEMFAVVAASISGVLVAREHKLDLVGAVALAVVCGLGGGLLRDMTLQVGNVYILNQPMALPLSIATAAIIYIFPAIVDKPEKLIPLLDIISVGIYAATGADKALVYGFAPAVCIMMGFFTAVGGGMLRDGFMGVVPGIFQRTNFYAIAAIAGSTSYVCLVMSGIMSNVAALIVCVVVTMGLRWLSLRFDIKSPTEEDIARFLHRKK from the coding sequence TTGCCCGTCGTCGCCGCCATGACCATTACCTCACATGCATCGGATGCCATGGTCGCTATTCCGTTTTGGCTCGAGATGTTCGCTGTTGTCGCTGCATCGATCTCGGGTGTACTGGTTGCGCGCGAGCACAAGCTCGACCTGGTGGGCGCGGTCGCGCTCGCGGTGGTCTGCGGTCTGGGCGGCGGTCTCTTGCGCGATATGACGCTGCAGGTGGGCAACGTCTACATCCTCAACCAGCCGATGGCACTGCCGCTTTCCATCGCCACGGCAGCCATCATCTACATTTTCCCGGCAATCGTCGACAAACCCGAAAAACTCATTCCCCTGCTCGACATCATCTCGGTCGGCATCTATGCCGCCACCGGAGCGGACAAGGCGCTGGTCTACGGCTTTGCACCGGCGGTGTGCATCATGATGGGCTTTTTTACCGCGGTGGGCGGCGGCATGTTGCGCGACGGCTTTATGGGCGTGGTTCCGGGCATTTTCCAACGTACTAACTTTTATGCCATCGCTGCCATCGCCGGATCGACAAGCTACGTGTGTCTCGTTATGAGCGGCATCATGAGCAATGTCGCCGCGCTGATCGTATGCGTTGTCGTGACCATGGGTCTGCGCTGGCTCTCGCTGCGCTTTGACATCAAAAGCCCCACCGAAGAAGACATCGCGCGCTTTTTGCATCGCAAAAAGTAG
- the rpsF gene encoding 30S ribosomal protein S6 → MKAYELLFFVDPSLDPETRLAVMKRIDTTIAEGAGKVDSVDEWGKRKLAYEINDLTDGDYTLINFHADPTQIAELDRVLRITDAVVRHMIVRRDDQE, encoded by the coding sequence ATGAAGGCTTATGAACTGCTGTTCTTTGTTGACCCGTCGCTCGACCCCGAGACTCGTCTCGCTGTTATGAAGCGTATCGATACCACGATCGCTGAGGGCGCTGGCAAGGTCGACTCCGTTGACGAGTGGGGCAAGCGCAAGCTCGCCTACGAGATCAACGACCTCACCGATGGTGACTACACCCTCATCAACTTCCACGCAGATCCTACCCAGATCGCCGAGCTTGATCGCGTCCTGCGCATCACCGACGCTGTGGTCCGCCACATGATCGTCCGTCGCGACGACCAGGAGTAA
- a CDS encoding single-stranded DNA-binding protein: protein MSINRVNITGNLTRDPELRATAGGTQVLSFGVAVNDRRRNAQTGEWEDYPNFVDCTMFGTRAEAVSRFLAKGNKVAIEGKLRYSSWERDGQRRSKLEVIVDEIEFMSSRGGQGGYDQGGYAPAAPAPAARPAAPVATPPAVDVYDEDIPF, encoded by the coding sequence ATGAGCATCAATCGAGTGAACATCACCGGTAACCTCACCCGCGATCCCGAGCTGCGCGCCACCGCCGGCGGAACCCAGGTTCTGTCCTTTGGCGTCGCCGTCAACGATCGTCGCCGTAACGCGCAGACTGGCGAGTGGGAGGACTATCCCAACTTTGTCGACTGCACCATGTTCGGCACCCGCGCCGAGGCCGTGAGCCGTTTCCTGGCAAAGGGAAACAAGGTCGCGATCGAGGGCAAGCTGCGCTACAGCTCTTGGGAGCGCGACGGCCAGCGCCGGAGCAAGCTTGAGGTCATCGTCGATGAGATCGAGTTTATGAGCTCCCGTGGTGGCCAGGGTGGCTACGATCAGGGCGGTTACGCCCCCGCAGCTCCCGCGCCCGCAGCACGTCCTGCCGCACCGGTGGCTACGCCGCCCGCGGTCGACGTCTACGATGAGGACATCCCGTTCTAA
- the rpsR gene encoding 30S ribosomal protein S18: MANDFSARQPRRKYCQFCKENTEFIDYKDTQLLRKYMTDRGKIKPRRVTGACTQHQHDIANAIKRAREMALLPYTVPVVSSRGNRDRG, encoded by the coding sequence ATGGCTAATGATTTTTCTGCACGTCAGCCGCGTCGTAAGTACTGCCAGTTCTGCAAGGAGAACACTGAGTTCATCGACTATAAGGACACTCAGCTTCTCCGTAAGTACATGACCGACCGTGGCAAGATCAAGCCCCGTCGCGTCACTGGCGCTTGCACGCAGCATCAGCATGACATCGCCAACGCCATCAAGCGCGCCCGCGAGATGGCTCTCCTGCCGTACACCGTCCCCGTGGTTTCCTCTCGTGGCAACCGCGACCGCGGCTAA
- the rplI gene encoding 50S ribosomal protein L9: protein MKVILLDEIKGKGGEGDVVEVAQGYAENFLFPKKLAVAATKGNLKQLDERRNNIAKREAVRLATANETKAAFEGKTVTVDVKVGDEGILFGSVTAAMIADAIKAQLGMDIDRKRVELGKPIKVAGAHTVAISLYREIKAEVVVLVGVTAEELAAEAEVEEAAEVETEAAAE, encoded by the coding sequence ATGAAGGTTATTCTTCTCGATGAGATCAAGGGCAAGGGCGGCGAGGGTGACGTCGTAGAGGTCGCTCAGGGTTACGCTGAGAACTTCCTGTTCCCCAAGAAGCTCGCTGTTGCCGCCACCAAGGGCAACCTCAAGCAGCTTGACGAGCGTCGCAACAACATCGCCAAGCGCGAGGCCGTCCGTCTGGCTACCGCCAACGAGACCAAGGCTGCCTTCGAGGGCAAGACGGTCACCGTTGACGTCAAGGTCGGCGACGAGGGCATCCTCTTTGGCTCCGTTACCGCCGCTATGATCGCTGACGCCATCAAGGCTCAGCTCGGTATGGACATCGACCGCAAGCGCGTCGAGCTCGGTAAGCCCATCAAGGTTGCCGGTGCCCACACCGTTGCCATCTCGCTGTACCGCGAGATCAAGGCCGAGGTTGTCGTTCTCGTCGGCGTTACCGCCGAGGAGCTCGCTGCCGAGGCTGAGGTCGAGGAGGCCGCCGAGGTCGAGACTGAGGCTGCTGCCGAGTAG
- the dnaB gene encoding replicative DNA helicase, with product MLMAYDDRETGLTVEDRGSKLGLPQNQDAEANVLAAMLLSPEVVEEAQVELQPDDFYRPIHKTIYTAMVDMYNSRIPIDSISLIDYLRSINKLDAVGGEAYILELMGQTLSLVNWQHHAAIVRRDSMLRELIGATNEINALAYNAPTDTKEVVELAESKLLKVTAREVKSSYKTLTEFMVEAYNEAEEVCQAGGQAAGVPTGFPSLDRMLMGFREGQLIIIGARPAVGKTSFALNLALNAAAAGYTVGFFSLEMSGKEIAQRLICAYAMISISDFRMGRISPEQWANINEATQTLSKLDILIDDTPGTTVTEIRAKSRRMLHNKEKAIIILDYLQLVSPPPGRRSESRTVEVSEMSRGLKIMAKELKIPLIALSQLSRQVESRTGKRPQLSDLRESGSIEQDADIVMFLDRSADEAEASRDDRPDEGVTRIVVAKNRSGPIGDVDLMFLPASTKFYELDGAHAEE from the coding sequence ATGCTCATGGCATATGACGATAGGGAGACCGGGCTGACGGTCGAGGACCGCGGCTCAAAGTTGGGTCTTCCCCAAAACCAAGATGCAGAGGCCAATGTGCTGGCCGCTATGCTGCTATCGCCCGAGGTGGTCGAAGAAGCCCAGGTCGAGCTGCAGCCCGATGACTTCTACCGGCCCATTCATAAGACCATCTATACCGCGATGGTCGATATGTACAACAGCCGCATTCCCATCGACTCCATCTCGCTGATCGATTACCTGCGAAGCATCAACAAGCTCGATGCCGTGGGCGGCGAAGCGTACATTTTGGAGTTGATGGGTCAGACCCTGTCGCTCGTCAACTGGCAGCATCATGCCGCCATCGTTCGCCGCGATTCGATGCTGCGTGAGCTGATCGGCGCCACCAACGAGATCAACGCGCTGGCATATAATGCCCCCACCGACACCAAAGAGGTTGTCGAGCTGGCCGAGAGCAAGCTGCTCAAGGTTACGGCGCGCGAGGTCAAGTCGAGTTACAAGACGTTGACCGAGTTTATGGTCGAGGCCTATAACGAGGCCGAGGAAGTGTGCCAGGCCGGTGGCCAGGCTGCGGGCGTGCCCACGGGCTTCCCGTCGCTCGACCGCATGCTCATGGGCTTCCGCGAGGGTCAGCTCATCATTATCGGCGCCCGTCCTGCTGTAGGTAAGACGTCGTTCGCTCTGAACCTGGCACTTAACGCTGCCGCTGCTGGTTATACCGTCGGCTTCTTCTCGCTGGAGATGTCGGGCAAGGAAATTGCCCAGCGTCTGATTTGCGCCTACGCCATGATCTCGATCAGTGACTTCCGCATGGGCCGTATTAGCCCCGAACAGTGGGCCAATATCAACGAGGCCACGCAGACCTTGTCCAAGCTCGATATTCTGATTGACGATACGCCCGGCACCACAGTGACCGAGATTCGCGCCAAGAGCCGCCGTATGCTCCATAACAAGGAGAAGGCAATCATCATCCTGGACTACCTGCAGCTGGTGAGTCCTCCGCCGGGACGCCGCTCCGAGAGCCGTACCGTCGAGGTTTCGGAGATGTCGCGTGGTCTGAAGATCATGGCCAAGGAGCTCAAGATCCCGCTCATCGCGCTGTCGCAGCTCTCGCGTCAGGTCGAATCCCGTACCGGCAAGCGCCCGCAGCTTTCCGACCTTCGTGAATCGGGCTCCATCGAGCAGGACGCCGATATCGTCATGTTCTTGGACCGCTCCGCCGACGAGGCCGAAGCCTCGCGCGACGATCGACCCGACGAGGGCGTTACGCGTATCGTCGTGGCCAAGAACCGTTCGGGCCCGATCGGCGACGTCGACCTGATGTTCCTGCCGGCATCCACCAAGTTCTATGAGCTTGATGGGGCACATGCCGAGGAGTAG
- a CDS encoding adenylosuccinate synthase, with amino-acid sequence MPSTVLVGAQWGDEGKGKICDLVAGDFDAVVRYSGGNNAGHTIVVNGKKYGLHQVPSGIMYSDHVSVIGNGCVVNPKVVLEEIDMFEADGITTKNLKISGNAHVIMPYHIDLDGAFEQKLGKKNIGTTKRGIGPCYQDKMARIGLRMQDMLDEALFRDKLETALARVNPELELIYNLPTYTVDQICDEYLPMAERLRPYITETSLLLNNMIDEGKDLLFEGAQATLLDIDHGTYPYVTSSNCTAGGAITGSGVGMKNVDRVLGVMKAYITRVGSGPMPTELSYESEAGHTLTEEGYEYGVTTGRRRRCGWFDGPIANYASRVNGLTDIAMTKLDVLSAFDTIKVCVAYDVDGERYTSVPEHQVRFEHAKPIYEELPGWKCDITGCRSFEELPQEAQDYVAFIEDLAHTRVTFIGVGAGREQIINRFWK; translated from the coding sequence ATGCCGTCAACCGTTTTGGTCGGTGCCCAGTGGGGCGATGAGGGCAAGGGTAAGATCTGCGACCTGGTCGCCGGCGACTTTGATGCCGTCGTGCGCTATTCGGGCGGCAACAACGCCGGCCACACCATCGTCGTCAACGGCAAGAAGTACGGCCTGCACCAGGTGCCCTCCGGCATCATGTATTCTGACCACGTGTCGGTGATCGGTAACGGCTGCGTCGTCAACCCCAAGGTTGTCCTTGAGGAGATCGACATGTTCGAGGCCGACGGCATCACCACCAAGAACCTCAAGATTAGCGGCAACGCGCATGTCATCATGCCGTACCACATTGATCTGGATGGCGCCTTTGAGCAGAAGCTCGGCAAGAAGAACATCGGTACCACCAAGCGCGGCATCGGCCCGTGCTATCAGGACAAGATGGCCCGCATTGGCCTGCGCATGCAGGACATGCTGGACGAGGCGCTGTTCCGCGACAAGCTGGAGACCGCTCTCGCCCGCGTGAACCCCGAGCTCGAGCTCATCTACAACCTGCCCACCTACACCGTGGATCAGATTTGTGACGAGTACCTGCCGATGGCCGAGCGCCTGCGTCCCTACATCACCGAGACGAGCCTGCTGCTCAACAACATGATCGACGAGGGCAAGGACCTGCTGTTTGAGGGCGCCCAGGCGACGCTGCTCGACATCGACCACGGCACCTATCCGTACGTGACGTCTTCCAACTGCACCGCCGGCGGCGCCATCACCGGCTCCGGCGTCGGTATGAAGAATGTCGACCGCGTGCTGGGCGTCATGAAGGCCTATATCACCCGCGTTGGTTCGGGTCCCATGCCCACCGAGCTTTCCTATGAGTCCGAGGCCGGTCACACGCTGACTGAGGAGGGCTACGAGTACGGCGTGACCACCGGTCGCCGTCGTCGCTGCGGCTGGTTCGACGGCCCCATCGCCAACTACGCCTCGCGCGTCAACGGCCTTACCGATATCGCCATGACCAAGCTCGACGTGCTTTCGGCCTTCGACACCATTAAGGTGTGCGTTGCCTATGACGTCGATGGCGAGCGTTACACGAGCGTGCCCGAGCACCAGGTGCGCTTTGAGCATGCCAAGCCCATCTACGAGGAGCTTCCTGGCTGGAAGTGCGATATCACCGGCTGCCGCAGCTTTGAGGAGCTGCCGCAGGAGGCTCAGGACTACGTGGCGTTTATCGAGGATCTGGCACACACCCGCGTGACGTTCATTGGCGTTGGTGCCGGTCGCGAGCAGATCATCAACCGATTCTGGAAGTAA
- the purD gene encoding phosphoribosylamine--glycine ligase, which translates to MKADTQTIDILLLGSGGREHALAAKLAASPRAGKLYIAPGNGGTASCGENVVLDDCDPAAVAAFAQSHGCGLVVIGPEAPLVAGVADAVRAAGIPCFGPGAEGAQMEGSKLFSKQLMERAGIPTAAYGSFTDEASALAYVREQGAPLVVKADGLAAGKGVIVATELEQAEEAVRECFGGTFGDAGNTVVIEEMLVGPECSLLAFTDGKTVRPMATSQDHKRALEGDLGPNTGGMGVYSPVPIVTDEEHATMVKVMEQTVAELAAEGIDYRGCLYGGFMLTPAGPKVLEFNARFGDPETQVVLPRLKNDLVEVMLACANCELDQIELDWRGEWAVAVVLTSAGYPGSYEKGKVITGIADAEAMENVTVYHAGTAVVDGQLVTNGGRVLAVTALGDTFENARNLAYEACEKIDFEGKTLRHDIGLRALRGRDAWDA; encoded by the coding sequence TTGAAGGCGGACACTCAAACCATCGACATCCTGTTGTTGGGCAGCGGCGGCCGTGAGCATGCTTTGGCAGCCAAGCTCGCAGCATCACCGCGCGCCGGCAAGCTCTACATCGCGCCGGGCAACGGCGGCACCGCGAGCTGCGGCGAGAACGTTGTTCTCGACGACTGCGATCCTGCGGCCGTGGCGGCGTTTGCGCAGAGCCACGGATGCGGACTCGTGGTAATTGGCCCCGAGGCTCCGCTCGTGGCGGGCGTGGCCGACGCCGTGCGCGCGGCGGGTATTCCCTGCTTTGGCCCGGGTGCCGAGGGCGCCCAGATGGAGGGCTCCAAGCTGTTCTCCAAGCAGCTCATGGAGCGTGCGGGCATTCCGACGGCAGCCTACGGCTCGTTTACCGACGAGGCTTCGGCTCTCGCCTACGTACGCGAGCAAGGCGCCCCGCTGGTCGTCAAGGCCGACGGCCTTGCCGCAGGCAAGGGCGTTATCGTGGCGACCGAACTTGAGCAGGCCGAGGAGGCCGTGCGCGAGTGCTTTGGCGGCACCTTTGGCGATGCCGGCAACACCGTGGTTATCGAGGAGATGCTCGTTGGTCCCGAGTGCTCGCTGCTGGCCTTTACCGACGGCAAGACCGTGCGCCCCATGGCCACCTCGCAGGACCACAAGCGCGCGCTTGAGGGCGACCTTGGTCCCAACACCGGCGGCATGGGCGTCTACAGCCCGGTGCCCATCGTGACTGACGAGGAGCACGCCACCATGGTGAAGGTCATGGAGCAGACCGTGGCCGAGCTCGCTGCCGAGGGTATCGACTACCGCGGCTGCCTGTACGGCGGCTTTATGCTCACGCCTGCCGGCCCCAAGGTGCTGGAGTTCAATGCCCGCTTTGGCGACCCCGAGACGCAGGTCGTGCTGCCGCGCCTTAAGAACGACCTGGTCGAGGTCATGCTCGCCTGCGCCAACTGCGAGCTCGATCAGATTGAGCTCGACTGGCGCGGCGAGTGGGCCGTGGCCGTTGTCCTGACGAGCGCGGGCTATCCCGGCAGCTACGAGAAGGGCAAGGTCATCACCGGTATCGCCGATGCCGAGGCCATGGAGAACGTGACCGTGTACCACGCGGGCACTGCCGTGGTGGACGGCCAGCTCGTGACCAATGGTGGCCGCGTGCTTGCCGTGACCGCTCTGGGCGACACGTTCGAGAACGCTCGCAACCTTGCCTACGAGGCCTGCGAGAAGATTGATTTTGAGGGCAAGACCCTGCGTCACGACATCGGCCTGCGCGCGCTGCGCGGCCGCGACGCCTGGGATGCCTAA
- a CDS encoding NUDIX domain-containing protein translates to MDEKNEELVDAQIVEEDSRMYGHAEGEPGGEVADEPALVLGDDDPHDTELHEKILSEECAWKGKILDVHRLEVELPNGHRSARDIVRHPGAAAVVALTESGKIIVVRQYRTAIDRVTVEIPAGKLDPGEDPLDCAKRELHEETGFRAGRIRFLTSIVTSCGFCDEIIHIYLATKLEFDAPNPDDDEFVNVDLVPLHELIDAVLDGKIEDAKTVVGALACDSIAHRLGGTEL, encoded by the coding sequence ATGGACGAGAAGAACGAAGAGCTCGTGGACGCGCAGATCGTCGAAGAGGACAGCCGCATGTATGGGCACGCCGAGGGCGAGCCTGGTGGCGAGGTCGCTGACGAGCCGGCGCTGGTGCTGGGCGACGACGACCCGCACGATACCGAGCTGCACGAGAAGATTCTTTCGGAGGAGTGCGCCTGGAAGGGCAAGATCCTCGACGTCCACCGTCTTGAGGTTGAGCTGCCCAACGGTCACCGCAGCGCCCGCGATATCGTTCGCCATCCGGGTGCGGCGGCCGTTGTAGCACTGACCGAGAGCGGCAAGATCATAGTGGTGCGTCAGTACCGCACCGCCATCGACCGCGTGACGGTCGAGATTCCCGCCGGCAAGCTCGATCCAGGCGAGGACCCGCTCGATTGCGCCAAGCGCGAACTGCATGAGGAGACGGGCTTTAGGGCTGGTCGTATTCGCTTTTTGACGTCGATTGTCACGTCCTGCGGTTTTTGCGATGAGATCATCCACATCTACTTGGCTACCAAGCTCGAGTTTGATGCGCCCAACCCCGATGATGACGAGTTTGTCAACGTGGACCTGGTGCCGCTGCACGAGCTGATCGACGCCGTGCTCGACGGCAAGATCGAAGACGCCAAGACCGTCGTAGGCGCCTTGGCCTGTGACAGCATCGCACACAGGCTGGGCGGAACTGAGCTTTAA